The following is a genomic window from Bactrocera tryoni isolate S06 chromosome 2, CSIRO_BtryS06_freeze2, whole genome shotgun sequence.
ATAGACAGACCCAATGTGACAGCGCGTGTTTTGAAAGACGAATGAATTGTTTGGTGATATAAGTACATTTGGAGGGGAACACCTAAACTGTATTTCAATTCGGcgcatatttatttaacattttctaaACACTTTTCATATCGTTTGCCGCCTTTGTTTACATCTTTATTCATAGGAAACAAGCAAAAAGCGAAGCCTAATAAACAATAGTACGAAGACAAACGAATTCGCCGCGACAATTAAAAGCAATTCGATCGTAGAATACAGAAAACGTCACATCGCATTTGGTGATACAAAATTCGTATcaaatatgtagtatgtacatgcgtatttaaaattttctcgcCATTCAggtttattttgaataaaaatagataaaaggTTTTGCGCAATTCAATTCTATTTGTGGTGTCagcatttttaagaatttgtaataaaattgaaagttgTGAATAAAAGTTTCTAAATTCTTGAGTATCTacaaatacctacatatgtatgtaagtacatatacatatatgtatgtagtacatataaCTGCTTCATGACTTTAATTAGAACTGTGTTTTATGGGTGAATATTGTACCGTTTCCTTAACTCGCTCTATTTAACTTCGATTCCTTATTATccaaatacataagtacatacatatgtacattaaatttttgagagttcatacttatgtatgttgaTAGCTCAATGAAGTAATATAATCCTAAGTATATTATGCTATTTCATTTGTACAAGGCAATGTTCCCTACACCTTATGTTGTTGGTAAACCGAAGTTAGCTTATTAAGTATTAGTGGGCCGTATACAATTGTTGAAAActataattaaaactaattcctatgttaatttctaaaattcttactcggaaaattgtatttaaaaatttaaaaaaagttatagagcaatataataaatattttatatcactAAGGACTCAGTGTAAAAAATCAGTGTAAAGGTGTGTAAAAAGTTGCTCTATTGAAAATTAGAAAAGCACAGTTAACTTCCTTTTATTTACGTACAGATAGTGATTTATAACTCTAATACAAACAAAGACATTCGAGTTACAGCCATCACTAGttcataaaattcataaaattccatgaatatacatattacatatttaaattaattattaatgccAAAATGtaacttataaattaaataattatattatacacTAGTGatcaaataatgtttttaatacCATATTTCtgggaataaaaattattagcaaaattgtttataaaaaaccaatttcaataaaaaaaaaacaattgtcaATGACATACCGAAATGATTATTTGTTCAGCATGGCGTATGATTTATGTACTTTGAAGTTGATGTAAAAATATGTACGAATAATTTGGATAAAAAACTTAGCAGAAATTATTCTAAAAtgggaaatatatttaaaaatttagtccGTTTGCCATTTGCGAGATTTAATTCTTAATCCGTATTATATTGCCTGATTCCCAGTTCAGAAGTATCGGTTTAATTCGAAAGTATTTTCCGGTTACTTTAAAGACTTTTCATGTCTAACagagtaaaatagttttttcaccTAACCATTGCTTGTATCACCTAAACTAATTGAAATCCATAtaggtttatatgtatatatgtatatacatttattcacatatatatatgtatatgtatatgtatatgttccgGATGATGAGCCAAGTTGAaattcggatgtctgtctgtctgtccgttaaGTCGATAAAACGAATCCCAATAATAAGGGGCACCCTtggtttacaaatttttaaaaagtgggaccttctaataaatatatatacatattattattgtaattttttatcgcaAGTATCGGTcgatgtatgagatatatagTTGAAATTCGGAGATACTCATTTTCTGATAATaatatatatcggccaatatgttagttaccttaactaaatttaataagcGTGTTTTTTCTTAACAGCATATCCCTACGCATAAATCGGATAAAAACCTGTTGACGGTATGTGAGGTTCCTTAATTAAACTCAAAGATCATACTATTTTGTTAGTAATATGTGACCTTATTAAGTTAATGGTTTAGCGGCGAACATGATTGGGGTTGGTCTATACCTTGCTCTAAACCTCATATCCCTAATATTACCCATTCCTatcttctggttgacgttttgaacatcaactcaatataataggttgtcaaaaaagtcttgcggtattttcgctagttggcgctgaaagcgagtcgttatagttttattcgtcgcatcgggttatgctatacctttttggaaagctcatttcacgcgctaacacatgtttgattgattgtcgtttcttttaagtcgttcgtgagttatagcgtcgcaaacatggagcaaaataaagagaaaatacggcatattttacagtactactacgataaaggcaaaaattcatctcaagccgccaataaaatttgtgcagtttatggatccgatacagtttccatttccaccgcacaacgatggtttcaacgttttcgttctggtgtagaggtggtcgaagatgcgccacgctccagaaggcctgtcgtcgaaaattgcgataaaaccgctgaattggtcgaaagagaccggcatagtagcagccgtagcatcggtcaagagctgggcgtgagtcatcaaaaattcatttcaatttcaataaaaaaaattcaataaaaataccgcaagacttttttgacaaaccattattaAATTTAGCTTCTACGGTTAAATTCATGTCAGATATATCTCATTTCGGGTGGTTTTAATAGAAAAGCCAATTGCTAATTAATTTGCTACATATATGataataaactaataatttatagttattattattatattaaaaaataaatattttctgacgaattctgaaaatttcactaatttgttatttttttaaataaaagaaaataaaattttcaaaactggtTTTGGGGGTAAGTTTCTGAATGCACCTAATGGGgtctatacatatacatacaaggtgaattccaaagtaaacaggactttttgaatctagcgccccctggtggcgccatctatatatcgactggtgcgttagaatctgctatctttatcgattgtccagtgagaatttcatgacatttcattgattggaagtgaagttattgcgttttaagtgtcagtatgtttgtgttaacggtgcgaaaatgagcttcgaacaaagagccaacattaaattttgttttgaaattggtaaaacttttaccgaaacgtttcaatagataaaacaagtttatggcgatgattgcatatcccgtagcagagtgcacgagtggtttcaacgttttcaaagcggttgtgaggacataaatgacgatcaacatgtgggccaatcaaaatcgtgatcaccggaaattccatcgaaactgtgcgtgaattcatcaattcatcaaccgattatttgaccaaaaatcacattttaaccaataatcactccccgtattcacctgatatggcacttccttccttttcggaaaactgCATTTACCGATGAAAGGACaccgttatgcagacgtagaggccatttgaaaggcttgcaccggcatactggtggccataccggccaacgagctaaaaaactcgttcgacatacttttggaccgtgcaaaaagctatattgaagcttaaggagactattttgaataaaataaattgattttgccgaaaaagccatttgttttgatttttttaagtcctgtttacttttgaacgcaccttgtatgtatgtatattaataaaactGTTCATATACCCAATTCATTTATACGTATGCTGAAGTTTTTGTAAATAACTAGCGGCGCTGGACGTGCTTCGTTACGTACAAAGTGaagtaacaaaataattttatttttgcatcaaattcatttattcaaacaaaaaatattttgttaatttttagctatttcaaaaaaaagacaTATCAGTTAGACCTAGGGATTCGCGGTGACAAAACACTTCTCCTTTTGACTTAGCAGTTAAGATCGTAGTTTTTCACTACCAacagcaacaggttgcaagagtataataactTTTGTAGCACCAAAAGATGTCATTTGAAATGTCGAATTGTATTGTTGAACATGACTCAAAAAGAGCTACGAAGTTTGAGATGTCCAATGTATGAGTACATACTATAATCAGTCTGactgttgtaattaaaaacataatttccGCCAAAACAGGACGACGTATTCGTGATCGCCGTGCAAGATTCAGTACAAGTATCGGGTCAACAGCTTTATTTCGTGCCGTTCGACTGATTTTGTGCAAACTTCACCTAAACTATCTACTAAATAGTCGGAACAATGCCTAAAGATTTGGTTTGGATAGGTGAGCCCGTTCTgaagttataaaattacaacgaaaagtggcattactttttaattatacatacatatgtatgtacatatatactatatacttatgcatatttaacattttataaaagtttattcgaacatacatacatacatatgtacacttacCTGCATGTGCttagttatttctttaaatggCCTCACACCCCATGcacatgtatatacttacataagtacatatgtacatatgtatctattaaccaattattttttattgcatgaAAATAATTGCGTTGTTTTGGAATTCGTTTCTATTAAAACTCAGCTGttgattttatatacatatgtacatatctccataTGCTTTCTGTGCCTTTCCAAAGTGGGTAAATTTGCGCTTCgatatattatatgcatacatacgtatttctGAGCATACTCATActgtttttatatgtacatatgcatgtgtaatGACATATGCGCATTATATGATTCGTCGGCCCGGCAGTACTCAGTGAGTCACATGTATTTCTCTTTAAcataaacaacaactacagcaacagcaataacctGAAAATTCAGCTGAATGGCAATAAATTTAGCTCCAAGAGCGCCAAGCGAATGAAATGTTTAAACAAACacacagatatgtatatgaaatactCATAGTCGCTTCAACCTTCattgcatatgtgtgtaaaaaGCTAATGCAGTCCGAGGCACAGGGTTGCAATTGACATAAGCGAAAGGAAATTGTTTTGTTGTGCAAATGAAAAGTGTATTTATTATAACGAGCATTGAAAGGGCTTATACTAAAATAGTACTATATTTATAGGCTTGTTTAATTTCAAGCGGAAAACTTGAgcataacattttaaaatatactcCATGTACATGCAGAATTTATTCTGAAATTATTGAGAAATGTCCGAACTTTTGCTGTAAGCCCCGCAAATCCATCTTATTTCTGCGTCACATTTATGCTTGACATTCTCTCTTTCAAGACGATTCGCCAATTTCTCCTCAGAGAGCGAGTTGTCATCAAATTTTAGCTTTGCGAAACGAAAAGCAagagaaaaaagaaacaaactaAAACCGGTTAAACGAACGAACAacctttatacatatttttgttttgtatactCCGTTCGTGAGTAAATTCTTGCTGGCGCAATGCAACACTGAATTAACTTAGCACGACCAGCCAGTCAGCCATTCTCTAACGTCAGACAGCAGCAGCAGTTCCGATGCCTTGTCGTAGTATGCGTTGAAATTAGTGTATGGAAGCAGTTGATGAAGTGAAACGTCTGTGCGAGTGAATCTCTTTCGTATCGATTTAGTGTcaaaagtaaagaaaacaaggggaaatcgaatttaaaattatacaaaatatttaaaatgtacgATCCCAGAaactattttccaaaaaactaccATTCCACTGGAATTGGTTTAGTGAATTTAGCCGCACTTGGCtataataaaaatgaacaaaGTGCTAGTGAAACACCAAAAACGGGTCTATATCCGGCGCTGCCATATCCAACTGCACCGCCAGATCCAAACGCTGTACGCTTAAGCTATGGCATGCCTACACCACCAACGCAAATGCCTGGAATTCAAAGTTCAGCACCATATCCACCATCATCTGCTGTGCCATATCCCCCACGACAATCGCTGTATCCGACCTTGGGACCGCAACCTTCACAAAATGTGCCTTACCCGACTGGCATGCCACAACCGTATGCGCCATACCCAACGGCGCCATATCCAACTGCGTATCCATCGGCGGCGGCGCCAGCGCTGCCCTATCCAATGATGCCAACTGGCATGCCATTGCCTTACAGTGTGCCACCACCTACATCACCTTCCAGTCTCTATCCGACGATACCTACACTACCAGATGGTGCAATGCCAACatatggtggtggtggtggttgtATTGTAAGTGAATCAGCGAATGAGAAACTACCATCACCAGATGAGGAGCCCTCTGTAGGTGTACCGGAGATACCCTTCTCCGCTGTAAAAGTACCTGAAAGCGAGAATATGTTCTGGATGAAGGAGAAGACAAGTGAATTGCGCGGACGAGATGATTCACATGTGCCATATGATACGCTACGTAGCAGTTGCTTAGACAATGGCACATTTTTTGAAGATCCAGATTTTCCAGCGAATAATGACTCACTTATGTTTTCACGCCGCCCTGATCGTTACATTGAATGGCTGCGTCCGCACGAAATTGCCGATGATCCACAGTTCTTTGTTGATGGTTACTCGCGTTTCGATGTGCAACAAGGTGAATTGGGCGACTGTTGGCTGCTGGCAGCTGCAGCGAATTTGACCTCGGATCCAAACTTGTTCTTCCGTGTGGTGCCGCCAGATCAAAGCTTTGAAGAAAACTACGCTGGTATATTCCATTTTTGCTTCTGGCAGTATGGAAAATGGGTGGAAGTGGTGGTTGATGATCGATTGCCAACATACCGTGGAGAACTGATATATATGCACTCCACAGAGCGCAATGAATTCTGGAGCGCTTTATTAGAAAAAGCTTATGCTAAATTACATGGTTCCTATGAGGCGCTTAAAGGCGGTACCACATGCGAAGCTATGGAAGATTTCACCGGTGGCGTTACTGAATGGTATGATTTGAAGGAGGCGCCACCAAATCTATTCAACATACTCATTAAAGCCATGAATCGCAACTCTTTGATGGGTTGCTCATTGGAACCAGATCCAAATGTATTTGAGGCAGAAACTCCACAAGGACTTATACGCGGTCATGCCTATTCAATATCCCGGGTGTGCATGATCGATATACATACCCCAAACCGTCAAGGTAAATTGCCGATGATACGTATGCGCAATCCGTGGGGAAATGATGCCGAATGGAATGGACCTTTCAGTGATAACTCTGCAGAATGGCGTTACATACCTGATTCACAGAAAGAAGAGTTGGGACTCACTTTCGACGCAGACGGCGAATTTTGGATGCCTTTCCAAGAGTTTCTGAATAATTTCGATCGCGTAGAGATTTGTAATTTGTCACCGGACTCGTTGACCGAAGAGCAGGAAGATAGTGGCAAGAGAAAATGGgaaatgaaaatgtttgaaGGTGAATGGGCAGCTGGTGTTACAGCTGGCGGTTGCCGCAATTTTCTAGAAACTTTCTGGCATAACCCGCAATATGTGATCACACTGACCGATCCTGATGAAGATGACGATGATGGCAAATGTACAGTCATTGTTGCATTGATGCAGAAAAATCGCCGTTCAAAACGCAATCGTGGTATGGAATGTCTAACAATCGGTTTTGCGATTTATCACTTAACCGATCGCGACATGGAAACACGGCCACAGGGtctaaatttcttcaaatatcgCGCTTCTGTGGCACGTTCACCACACTTCATTAATACACGTGAAGTATGTGCGCGCTTTAAGTTGCCGCCTGGCAATTATCTAATTGTGCCCTCGACCTTTGATCCCAACGAAGAGGGTGAATACATTATACGTGTGTTCTCCGAGACCGCAAACGTCATGGATGAGAACGATGATTCAGTGGGCTATTGTGAGGTGGATGATCGTATTAAACCAAATATACCGCCACCTAAAGAAGAGGATCCACAACGTGAGAACTTACGTCGCCTCTTCAAGAGTATTGCTGGCAGCGACATGGAAGTGGATTGGATGGAACTTAAACGCATACTCGATCATTCACTGCGAGACGTAATGATCGATGGCAACACATTTTCGAAAGACGCTTGCCGTTCGATGGTTGCTATGATGGACAAAGACCAATCGGGTAATTTGGGTTTCGAAGAATTTGAATCGCTACTCACAGACATTGCCAAATGGAAAGCGGTATTTAAATTCTACGATCGCGATCACAATGGTGAAATAGAAAGTTTCCAATTGCGTGACGCACTCAATTCGGCTGGTTACCGCCTGAATAATCGAGTGTTGAATGCGTTGGGACGTCGTTACACGTCACGCGAGGGGAAAATCAGCTTTGATGACTTTTTGATGTGCGCCGTGAAGACAAAGACCTACATCGATATATTCCGCGAGCGCGACACGGATGAATTAAATCGGGCGACATTTAGTATGGATGAATGGCTCGAACGCACCGCTTACTCATAAGCTcgctaatatatgtacatatatcgggcTTGCTGCCAAATTGAAACCGGTGCCACTGCTGCTGTTACTATTCTGCTTCAGCCGTTATAGAAGCTATGCCGGCTTACCGGTCGCATACAAATTGCAGTTATAAACAGTGTTACCTACTTATCTCTACAAATGtcataattatattaatatcgtatgtataaatatataattttttgtatttcatcaATTAACACGATATATGAATAATGAAAAGGAAAGGAAACGAAACAAGTCACGAAAATG
Proteins encoded in this region:
- the LOC120768508 gene encoding calpain-B; this translates as MYDPRNYFPKNYHSTGIGLVNLAALGYNKNEQSASETPKTGLYPALPYPTAPPDPNAVRLSYGMPTPPTQMPGIQSSAPYPPSSAVPYPPRQSLYPTLGPQPSQNVPYPTGMPQPYAPYPTAPYPTAYPSAAAPALPYPMMPTGMPLPYSVPPPTSPSSLYPTIPTLPDGAMPTYGGGGGCIVSESANEKLPSPDEEPSVGVPEIPFSAVKVPESENMFWMKEKTSELRGRDDSHVPYDTLRSSCLDNGTFFEDPDFPANNDSLMFSRRPDRYIEWLRPHEIADDPQFFVDGYSRFDVQQGELGDCWLLAAAANLTSDPNLFFRVVPPDQSFEENYAGIFHFCFWQYGKWVEVVVDDRLPTYRGELIYMHSTERNEFWSALLEKAYAKLHGSYEALKGGTTCEAMEDFTGGVTEWYDLKEAPPNLFNILIKAMNRNSLMGCSLEPDPNVFEAETPQGLIRGHAYSISRVCMIDIHTPNRQGKLPMIRMRNPWGNDAEWNGPFSDNSAEWRYIPDSQKEELGLTFDADGEFWMPFQEFLNNFDRVEICNLSPDSLTEEQEDSGKRKWEMKMFEGEWAAGVTAGGCRNFLETFWHNPQYVITLTDPDEDDDDGKCTVIVALMQKNRRSKRNRGMECLTIGFAIYHLTDRDMETRPQGLNFFKYRASVARSPHFINTREVCARFKLPPGNYLIVPSTFDPNEEGEYIIRVFSETANVMDENDDSVGYCEVDDRIKPNIPPPKEEDPQRENLRRLFKSIAGSDMEVDWMELKRILDHSLRDVMIDGNTFSKDACRSMVAMMDKDQSGNLGFEEFESLLTDIAKWKAVFKFYDRDHNGEIESFQLRDALNSAGYRLNNRVLNALGRRYTSREGKISFDDFLMCAVKTKTYIDIFRERDTDELNRATFSMDEWLERTAYS